A single Drosophila ananassae strain 14024-0371.13 chromosome 3L, ASM1763931v2, whole genome shotgun sequence DNA region contains:
- the LOC6494540 gene encoding regulator of G-protein signaling 17 isoform X1, with protein MSCTVSELPSGCRLRGMTASSQQNAANNTGNNGNNGNGNGNGNGNGNSGSGVGGGVGGGGTISGVSPTVGGSTSNVLQESNAATLQRPQSQKPCCFCWCCCCSCSWAKCLAIKNADENAPTKRDLVNSEFLDGEQPTLEEIRSWGKSFDKLMKNSAGRKVFQNFLRSEFSEENILFWLACEDLKKEGSAEVVEEKARLIYEDYISILSPREVSLDSRVREIVNRNMIEPTTHTFDEAQIQIYTLMHRDSYPRFLNSQKFRTLAQLQDNSNAGSKADSPT; from the exons ATGTCCTGCACCGTTTCGGAACTGCCCAGTGGCTGTCGATTACGCGGCATGACTGCATCCTCCCAACAGAATGCGGCCAACAACACTGGCAATAATGGTAATAACGgtaacggcaacggcaacggcaatggCAACGGCAACAGCGGCAGCGGAGTGGGCGGCGGTGTGGGCGGTGGCGGGACCATAAGCGGTGTATCCCCCACGGTCGGTGGCTCCACATCCAATGTACTGCAGGAGTCCAATGCGGCCACGTTGCAACGGCCGCAGTCGCAGAAGCCGTGCTGTttctgctggtgttgctgctgttccTGCTCCTG GGCCAAATG CCTGGCCATTAAAAATGCCGATGAAAATGCGCCCACGAAGCGAGATCTCGTTAATTCCGAATTCCTAGATGGCGAACA GCCCACACTGGAGGAAATCCGCAGCTGGGGCAAAAGCTTCGACAAGCTGATGAAGAACTCAG CTGGTCGAAAGGTGTTCCAGAACTTCCTGCGCAGCGAGTTCAGCGAGGAGAACATACTCTTCTGGCTGGCCTGCGAGGACCTCAAGAAGGAGGGCAGTGCGGAAGTGGTGGAGGAGAAGGCGCGCCTGATCTACGAGGACTACATCTCGATCCTGTCGCCCAGGGAAGTGTCGCTGGATTCGCGGGTACGTGAAATCGTTAACCGGAACATGATCGAGCCGACGACGCATACCTTTGACGAAGCTCAAATTCAAATCTACACACTGATGCACAGAGACTCATATCCGAG ATTCCTAAACTCACAAAAGTTCAGGACACTCGCTCAACTGCAAGACAACTCGAATGCCGGCTCCAAAGCGGATAGTCCCACTTAG
- the LOC6494540 gene encoding regulator of G-protein signaling 20 isoform X2 — protein MSGHSAMNKIVVYFKGLAIKNADENAPTKRDLVNSEFLDGEQPTLEEIRSWGKSFDKLMKNSAGRKVFQNFLRSEFSEENILFWLACEDLKKEGSAEVVEEKARLIYEDYISILSPREVSLDSRVREIVNRNMIEPTTHTFDEAQIQIYTLMHRDSYPRFLNSQKFRTLAQLQDNSNAGSKADSPT, from the exons ATGAGCGGCCATTCAGCAATGAATAAAATTGTAGTCTACTTTAAAGG CCTGGCCATTAAAAATGCCGATGAAAATGCGCCCACGAAGCGAGATCTCGTTAATTCCGAATTCCTAGATGGCGAACA GCCCACACTGGAGGAAATCCGCAGCTGGGGCAAAAGCTTCGACAAGCTGATGAAGAACTCAG CTGGTCGAAAGGTGTTCCAGAACTTCCTGCGCAGCGAGTTCAGCGAGGAGAACATACTCTTCTGGCTGGCCTGCGAGGACCTCAAGAAGGAGGGCAGTGCGGAAGTGGTGGAGGAGAAGGCGCGCCTGATCTACGAGGACTACATCTCGATCCTGTCGCCCAGGGAAGTGTCGCTGGATTCGCGGGTACGTGAAATCGTTAACCGGAACATGATCGAGCCGACGACGCATACCTTTGACGAAGCTCAAATTCAAATCTACACACTGATGCACAGAGACTCATATCCGAG ATTCCTAAACTCACAAAAGTTCAGGACACTCGCTCAACTGCAAGACAACTCGAATGCCGGCTCCAAAGCGGATAGTCCCACTTAG
- the LOC6494539 gene encoding ribosome biogenesis protein BOP1 homolog: MTKKLTLKRKGKEPEPTNEVAASSEASDNEEEEDLLQAVKDPGEDTTDDEGIDQEYQSDSSEDLEFESDEEGNYLGRKKGDGSSEEEDDDGDEEGEEEDEEEDDSEDGESADDGDEEKPTTSKQNKSEDEPSSSKVSKKTQPPTKDLVKRDPSHPEYHDSDTSDEEDIRNTVGNIPMHWYDEYKHIGYDWDAKKIVKPPQGDQIDEFLRKIEDPNFWRTVKDPQTGQEVLITDEDIALIKRIISGRIPNKDHNEYEPWVEWFTSEVEKMPIKNVPDHKRSFLPSVSEKKRVGRMVHALKMGWMKTTEEVEREKQAKRGPKFYMLWETDTSREHMRRIHDPVSAPKRDLPGHAESYNPPPEYLFDERETKEWLKLKDEPHKRKLHFMPQKFTSLRAVPAYSRYLRERFLRCLDLYLCPRAKRVKLNIDAEYLIPKLPSPRDLQPFPTIESLVYRGHTDLVRSVSVEPKGEYIVSGSDDKTVKIWEIATGRCIRTIETEDVVRCVAWCPNAKLSIIAVATGNRLLLINPKVGDKVLVKKTDDLLAEEPSSDVIESERIKAAVQWATAEPAEQEKGVRVVINHFKPIRQVTWHGRGDYLATVMPEGANRSALIHQLSKRRSQIPFSKSKGLIQCVLFHPVKPCFFVATQHNIRIYDLVKQELVKKLLTNSKWISGMSIHPKGDNLLVSTYDKKMLWFDLDLSTKPYQTMRLHRNAVRSVAFHLRYPLFASGSDDQAVIVSHGMVYNDLLQNPLIVPLKKLQTHEKREDFGVLDVNWHPIQPWIFSTGADCTIRLYT, translated from the exons ATGACTAAAAAACTCACACTTAAGCGCAAAGGGAAAGAGCCGGAGCCCACAAATGAAGTGGCCGCCAGTTCCGAGGCCTCCGAcaacgaggaggaggag GACCTGCTACAGGCCGTTAAAGATCCTGGAGAGGATACCACCGACGACGAGGGCATTGATCAGGAGTACCAATCTGATAGTAGCGAGGATCTAGAGTTCGAGAGCGATGAGGAGGGTAATTACCTCGGCAGAAAGAAAGGCGATGGCAGTTCGGAGGAGGAAGATGACGATGGCGATGAAGAGGGCGAAGAGGAGGACGAGGAAGAGGATGACAGTGAAGATGGTGAGTCTGCTGACGATGGAGATGAAGAGAAGCCCACCACTTCCAAACAAAACAAGTCTGAGGACGAACCGAGCAGCAGCAAAGTTTCAAAGAAAACCCAACCCCCTACAAAGGATCTGGTCAAGAGGGATCCCTCCCACCCGGAGTACCATGACTCTGACACCTCCGACGAGGAAGATATACGCAATACTGTTGGAAACATACCCATGCACTGGTACGACGAGTACAAACACATTGGCTACGACTGGGATGCCAAGAAGATAGTGAAGCCTCCTCAGGGCGATCAAATCGATGAGTTCCTGCGGAAGATCGAGGATCCAAACTTCTGGCGTACCGTCAAGGATCCCCAGACCGGACAAGAGGTTCTCATCACCGATGAGGACATTGCTTTGATCAAACGCATTATTTCCGGGCGCATTCCGAATAAGGATCACAATGAGTACGAACCCTGGGTCGAGTGGTTCACGTCAGAGGTGGAGAAAATGCCCATCAAGAACGTGCCGGACCACAAGCGATCCTTCCTGCCGTCAGTTTCCGAAAAGAAGCGAGTGGGTCGCATGGTTCATGCCCTGAAAATGGGCTGGATGAAGACCACAGAGGAAGTGGAACGAGAGAAGCAGGCTAAGCGCGGTCCCAAGTTCTACATGCTCTGGGAGACGGACACTAGCCGGGAGCATATGCGCCGCATTCATGACCCTGTTTCGGCCCCCAAACGTGACTTACCCGGCCATGCTGAGTCCTATAACCCGCCACCAGAGTACCTCTTCGATGAACGGGAAACCAAGGAGTGGCTTAAACTGAAGGATGAGCCGCACAAGCGCAAGTTGCACTTTATGCCCCAGAAGTTCACCTCTCTTCGTGCAGTGCCCGCTTATTCGAGATACCTCCGCGAACGCTTCCTCCGCTGTCTCGATCTTTACCTTTGTCCTCGTGCCAAGCGCGTGAAACTGAATATTGACGCCGAGTACCTCATTCCCAAGCTTCCATCGCCTCGTGACCTGCAACCCTTCCCCACCATCGAGAGTCTGGTATATCGTGGCCACACGGACTTGGTGCGTTCGGTTAGCGTGGAGCCCAAGGGCGAATACATCGTTTCAGGCTCAGATGACAAGACTGTCAAGA TTTGGGAGATTGCCACTGGACGCTGCATCCGCACCATTGAGACCGAAGACGTGGTGCGCTGTGTTGCTTGGTGTCCTAATGCCAAACTCTCCATCATTGCCGTGGCTACTGGCAATCGCCTTCTATTGATCAATCCCAAGGTGGGTGACAAGGTGCTGGTGAAGAAGACCGATGACCTACTGGCCGAGGAGCCCAGTTCGGATGTAATTGAGAGCGAGCGCATCAAGGCGGCTGTTCAGTGGGCCACTGCAGAGCCTGCCGAACAGGAGAAGGGTGTCCGAGTTGTGATAAATCACTTCAAGCCCATTCGCCAGGTCACCTGGCACGGACGCGGTGACTACCTGGCCACGGTCATGCCAGAGGGTGCCAATCGTTCTGCTCTGATTCACCAGCTGTCCAAGCGCCGCTCACAAATACCATTCTCCAAGAGCAAGGGTCTCATCCAGTGCGTGCTATTCCATCCGGTGAAGCCCTGCTTCTTTGTGGCG ACGCAGCACAACATTCGTATCTATGATTTGGTCAAACAGGAACTGGTCAAGAAACTGCTGACAAACTCCAAGTGGATATCTGGCATGTCCATCCACCCGAAGGGAGACAATCTTCTAGTGTCCACATACGACAAAAAGATGCTTTGGTTCGACTTGGACCTGTCCACCAAACCCTATCAGACCATGCGCCTCCATCGCAATGCTGTGAGAAGTGTGGCCTTCCATCTCCGATATCCGCTGTTTGCCTCTGGTAGCGATGACCAGGCTGTGATTGTTTCACATGGCATGGTATACAA TGACCTGCTGCAGAACCCCCTTATTGTGCCTCTTAAGAAGCTGCAGACGCACGAGAAACGCGAGGACTTTGGCGTTCTCGACGTCAACTGGCATCCTATACAGCCCTGGATCTTCTCCACGGGAGCTGATTGTACCATCCGACTCTACACGTAA
- the LOC6496062 gene encoding ubiquitin-conjugating enzyme E2-18 kDa, with translation MTAPRRLRKELSDLQENTLKAFRDIKADDDNLLRWTGLIVPDNPPYNKGAFRIEINFPAEYPFKPPKINFKTRIYHPNIDEKGQVCLPIISTENWKPATRTDQVVQALVDLINDPEPEHPLRAELAEEFLKDRKKFVKNAEDYTKKHSEKRPAD, from the coding sequence ATGACTGCGCCGCGACGCCTACGCAAGGAATTGAGCGACTTGCAGGAGAACACACTGAAGGCCTTCCGGGACATCAAGGCCGATGACGACAACCTGCTGCGCTGGACGGGACTGATTGTGCCCGATAATCCGCCGTACAATAAGGGTGCCTTCCGCATCGAGATTAACTTCCCGGCGGAGTATCCTTTTAAGCCACCCAAAATTAACTTCAAGACACGTATCTATCATCCCAACATCGATGAAAAGGGTCAAGTGTGCCTGCCGATAATCAGCACCGAGAACTGGAAGCCTGCCACGCGCACCGACCAGGTGGTGCAGGCACTTGTAGATCTAATTAATGACCCCGAGCCAGAGCATCCGCTACGTGCCGAGCTCGCCgaggagttcctcaaggatcGTAAAAAGTTTGTTAAAAATGCCGAGGACTATACCAAGAAGCACAGCGAAAAGCGTCCGGCGGATTAG
- the LOC6494538 gene encoding cap-specific mRNA (nucleoside-2'-O-)-methyltransferase 2, whose protein sequence is MSLNDGFYPSKGKHRSVPDYQKIKQCDLEQLFEKKFRYQKPSGTNKWTLPSSDQPLFSDFYQFDALQGLRTQLNAVKSRLNDYSTQEWSAHTNRRDPSGEVTWRLKNETKAEFVTVAWCKFFECLHRYPLIKSPVINTLHLCEAPGAFIASLNHYLHSTYKEDEIQWRWRSTTLNPYYEGNALNEMVTDDRFIFHTLDNWLFHKDLTGNLLNVTNIESMAARCAADFQGKVDLITADGSIDCAAQPDCQEEIVVRLFFAEVFSALKILSPGGNFVVKMFTLFEACSVSLLYMLNCIFHQVHIFKPATSKRGNSEVYVICLDYLKDTPGLSRILEAIQAKLDQPNDTMVIPIFARSHIPQDFLMQHEIACRLYTKMQSDAIEGSIYSFESNDRHYMRHLHHLRGLVSDTYYHRYKVKVLEDRLCLVNKEATNKALGFFVPVYGGSYTERENLKHGDLLKQIYCLRREFNQLEKCLSGATTSNYVKDGAKVLKLRVARGAPVKSLQSSMFASEPILLLRLRILDIFDMDPIWQTAPKCHLDDKVLNYLPPSENETYHAAQRKFFIDLLELIDENRPQSIVFHKFLFLTHYSASVLLFLMQTVYQESNFESKSSQTLTLSKISTTDSKEIKEVINLLKDNQELGIHSLFEIKELQKNHFSSVLIQHNNNVLITCFRGMLGEEAFPRPVAIAPNVTNAIKEPPAVF, encoded by the exons ATGTCGCTTAACGATGGATTTTATCCCAGTAAAGGAAAGCATCGCTCTGTG CCGGATTATCAAAAGATCAAGCAATGCGACCTGGAACAGCtctttgaaaaaaagtttCGGTACCAAAAACCTTCAGGAACAAACAAATGGACCTTGCCATCGTCGGACCAACCACTTTTCTCCGATTTTTACCAGTTCGATGCTCTCCAGGGACTCCGGACACAGCTGAATGCTGTAAAGAGTCGGCTTAATGATTACAGCACCCAGGAGTGGAGTGCTCATACCAATCGCCGCGATCCCTCCGGAGAAGTGACCTGGCGCCTGAAGAACGAAACGAAGGCGGAGTTCGTTACCGTGGCTTGGTGCAAGTTCTTCGAGTGTCTTCATCGCTATCCGCTAATCAAGAGTCCTGTGATCAACACCCTTCATTTATGCGAGGCTCCTGGAGCATTTATAGCTTCCCTGAACCACTACCTGCATAGTACCTACAAAGAGGATGAG ATCCAATGGCGCTGGCGCTCTACGACTTTAAATCCCTACTACGAGGGCAAtgctctcaacgagatggtaACCGATGATCGTTTTATATTCCATACCCTGGACAACTGGCTCTTCCACAAGGATCTTACTGGCAATTTGCTTAATGTGACGAATATCGAAAGTATGGCTGCAAGGTGTGCCGCAGATTTCCAAGGCAAAGTGGATCTGATCACCGCTGACGGCTCCATAGACTGCGCTGCACAGCCGGACTGTCAGGAGGAGATCGTGGTACGACTCTTCTTTGCCGAGGTATTCAGTGCCTTGAAGATTCTGTCACCTGGCGGTAATTTTGTGGTTAAGATGTTCACTCTGTTCGAGGCCTGCAGCGTGTCGCTCTTGTACATGCTGAATTGCATCTTCCATCAGGTCCACATATTCAAGCCTGCAACATCCAAGCGAGGAAACTCCGAGGTTTATGTGATATGTCTGGATTATCTAAAGGACACCCCCGGCTTGAGTCGCATTCTGGAGGCAATTCAAGCAAAGCTAGACCAACCGAATGATACCATGGTGATTCCAATATTTGCCAGATCTCATATTCCCCAAGACTTTCTCATGCAGCACGAGATTGCATGCCGGCTGTATACGAAGATGCAATCGGATGCCATCGAGGGAAGTATCTACTCCTTTGAATCGAATGATCGCCATTATATGCGCCACTTGCACCACCTTCGCGGCCTCGTCTCAGATACGTACTATCATCGGTACAAGGTAAAAGTTTTGGAGGACAGACTGTGCCTGGTGAACAAAGAAGCCACGAACAAAGCGCTTGGCTTCTTCGTACCGGTATACGGTGGATCTTACACCGAACGGGAGAACCTGAAACACGGTGATCTTCTCAAGCAGATCTACTGCCTGCGACGGGAGTTTAACCAATTGGAAAAGTGCCTCAGTGGCGCGACAACTTCTAATTATGTTAAGGACGGAGCAAAGGTTTTGAAGCTCCGCGTAGCTAGAGGAGCTCCGGTGAAAAGCCTGCAGAGCAGCATGTTTGCTTCGGAGCCAATTCTCCTACTGCGTCTCCGCATTCTTGACATATTTGATATGGATCCAATTTGGCAGACGGCTCCCAAATGTCATTTAGACGACAAGGTACTCAACTATCTCCCACCCTCCGAAAATGAGACCTATCATGCCGCTCAGCGGAAATTCTTCATTGATCTCTTGGAGCTTATCGACGAGAACCGTCCTCAGAGCATTGTATTCCACAAGTTCCTGTTCCTCACCCATTATTCAGCTTCTGTGCTCTTATTTTTAATGCAAACCGTTTACCAGGAATCCAATTTCGAAAGCAAGTCGTCGCAGACTCTAACCCTAAGTAAAATAAGTACCACCGATAGCAAGGAAATTAAGGAAGTAATTAATCTACTAAAGGATAATCAGGAATTGGGGATCCACAGTCTGTTTGAAATCAAGGAACTGCAGAAGAACCATTTCAGCAGTGTACTCATACAGCACAACAACAATGTGCTTATCACTTGTTTCCGGGGCATGTTGGGCGAGGAAGCCTTTCCCCGGCCCGTTGCCATAGCCCCCAATGTAACCAACGCGATCAAGGAACCGCCAGCAGTTTTTTAA
- the LOC6496063 gene encoding LOW QUALITY PROTEIN: anaphase-promoting complex subunit 13 (The sequence of the model RefSeq protein was modified relative to this genomic sequence to represent the inferred CDS: substituted 1 base at 1 genomic stop codon) — translation MDSQAPIDDLLLDIVDNAWRMEVLPFDQILVPQEKLPDPEADGGDSHLTLSEQEQKWTDLALGSLAPDAALIDQLNITSIXPRTLSPTTSSVSSPTLLIPQVLLTTPRHHD, via the exons ATGGATAGCCAG GCACCCATCGATGATCTGCTCCTGGACATTGTAGACAATGCTTGGCGCATGGAAGTTCTGCCCTTCGATCAGATTTTAGTGCCGCAGGAAAAGCTACCCGACCCAGAGGCCGACGGCGGTGATTCACACTTAACACTCAGCGAGCAG GAACAAAAGTGGACTGATTTGGCACTGGGCTCGCTGGCACCGGATGCGGCCCTTATCGATCAGCTCAACATTACCTCTATCTAACCAAGGACCCTGAGTCCCACCACGAGCTCCGTCAGCTCGCCAACCCTTTTAATACCCCAAGTTTTACTCACAACCCCACGGCACCATGACTAG